The following proteins come from a genomic window of Elgaria multicarinata webbii isolate HBS135686 ecotype San Diego chromosome 10, rElgMul1.1.pri, whole genome shotgun sequence:
- the CASP6 gene encoding caspase-6 gives MENPKRHRDSKNASGEIHVDSKSMLEFKDGQQNFTETDAIDVRIQLFDPAVEYKMNHKRRGLALIFNHERFFWHLTLPERRGTLADRDNLKRSLTDLGFEVKCFDDLKAEDVLQNVYNVATDQHDDVDCFVCIFLSHGEDDHVFAYDAKIKIQSLTNMFRGDRCPSLVGKPKIFIIQACRGDKHDDPVLAHDAVDSMKDPESNETQVDAAAVYTLPAGADFLMCYSVAEGYYSHRETVNGSWYIQDLCEMIRKHGSSLEFTELLMLVNRKVSHRKVDVCRDINALGKKQIPCFASMLTKKLYFRPKS, from the exons ATGGAGAACCCCAAGCGGCACAGAGACTCCAAGAATGCCTCAG GAGAAATCCACGTGGACAGCAAGAGCATGTTGGAATTCAAAG ATGGACAGCAAAACTTCACAGAAACAGATGCGATTGATGTCAG AATCCAGCTCTTTGATCCAGCAGTGGAGTACAAAATGAACCACAAGAGAAGAGGACTTGCTCTGATCTTCAATCATGAGAGGTTTTTCTGGCATTTAACATTACCAGAGAGACGTGGCACTCTTGCTGACAGAGATAACCTGAAACGCAG CTTGACTGACCTTGGATTTGAAGTGAAGTGCTTTGATGACCTTAAAGCAGAAGATGTGTTGCAAAACGTTTACAATG TGGCCACAGACCAGCATGACGATGTAGACTGCTTCGTGTGCATTTTCCTGAGCCATGGAGAAGATGATCATGTGTTTGCCTATGatgctaaaataaaaatacagtcatTGACCAACATGTTCCGAGGAGACAGATGCCCAAGTCTAGTAGGGAAGCCAAAAATATTTATAATTCAG GCCTGTAGAGGAGACAAGCATGATGACCCAGTCCTTGCTCATGATGCAGTGGATAGTATGAAAGATCCAGAAAGCAATGAGACCCAAGTGGATGCTGCTGCAGTATATACATTACCTGCTGGTGCAGACTTCCTCATGTGTTACTCTGTAGCAGAAG GGTACTATTCTCACCGTGAGACAGTAAATGGTTCTTGGTACATTCAAGATCTGTGTGAGATGATAAGAAAGCATGGCTCTTCCCTGGAGTTCACAGAGCTACTGATGCTGGTTAACAGGAAGGTGTCTCACCGCAAAGTGGATGTGTGCAGAGATATTAACGCTCTAGGAAAAAAACAGATTCCTTGCTTTGCATCAATGCTAACCAAGAAGCTCTATTTCCGCCCAAAGTCTTAA
- the PLA2G12A gene encoding group XIIA secretory phospholipase A2 produces the protein MTVSQALLSLLVTCGLLGSQPQAGWGQEPQTPDWRMTLKTIRNGVHKIDTYLNAALDLLGGEDGLCQYKCSDGYKPLPRYGYKPSPPNGCGSPLFGVHFDIGIPSMTKCCNQHDRCYDTCGNEKHDCDEQFQYCLSKICRDVQKTLGIPETVQACESTVQLVFDAVIHLGCKPYLDSQRAACMCQYEEKRDL, from the exons ATGACGGTGAGCCAGGCCCTGCTGTCGCTTCTCGTGACCTGCGGCTTGCTCGGGAGCCAGCCCCAGGCCGGCTGGGGCCAAGAGCCTCAGACCCCAGACTGGAGGATGACGCTGAAGACCATCAGGAACGGCGTTCACAAGATCGACACTTACCTGAACGCGGCCCTGGATCTCCTGGGAGGAGAGGATGGTCTCTGTCAGTATAAATGCAGCGATG GATATAAGCCTTTACCCCGCTATGGCTATAAACCATCACCACCCAATGGATGTGGTTCTCCCCTCTTTGGAGTTCAT TTTGACATTGGAATTCCCTCCATGACAAAATGCTGCAACCAGCATGACAGGTGTTACGATACCTGTGGAAATGAAAAACATGATTGCGATGAGCAATTTCAATATTGCCTTTCTAAAATCTGTAGAGATGTACAGAAGACATTAGGAATACCAGAGACTGTACAAG CCTGCGAATCAACAGTGCAACTAGTATTTGATGCAGttatacatttagggtgcaaaccATACCTTGATAGTCAAAGAGCTGCATGCATGTGTCAATATGAAGAAAAGAGAGACCTTTAA